Proteins encoded within one genomic window of Plasmodium sp. gorilla clade G2 genome assembly, contig: PADLG01_00_17, whole genome shotgun sequence:
- a CDS encoding acyl-CoA synthetase, putative: MNVMHNNGKNNFTEICKSVENKNESSVYYKYKLNNSKLAAIVENSCGQAENSITYGNFFKKNNGKFRLLGLYGNNSTNWLITDFACMMSGVTTLVIQSKFSIDIIIDILNSSKLEWLCLDLDLIEGLLCRKNELPYLKKLIILDNLSKRSEKINSENEEKSNGSRKSSNKANYNESGKGEDTILASLEYDKEKIEKD, from the exons ATGAATGTTATG CATAATAATGGAAAAAATAACTTCACAGAAATATGTAAAAgtgtagaaaataaaaatgaatcgAGCGTATACt ataaatataaattaaataatagtaaGTTAGCAGCAATAGTCGAGAATTCTTGCGGACAAGCAGAAAATTCTATAACATATGgaaattttttcaaaaag aaTAATGGGAAATTTCGATTATTAGGTTTATATGGTAATAATTCAACTAACTGGTTAATTACCGATTTTGCTTGTATGATGAGTGGCGTTACAACATTAGTAATTCAGTCGAAATTTAGTATAGATAtaattatagatatattaaatagttCAAAATTAGAATGGTTATGTTTAGATTTAGATTTGATTGAAGGATTATTGTGTCGTAAAAATGAATTGCCATATTTGAAAAAGCTCATAATCCTAGATAACCTATCTAAACGTAGTGAAAAAATAAACtcagaaaatgaagaaaaaagtaATGGTTCAAGAAAAAGTAGTAATAAAGCCAATTATAATGAATCTGGTAAGGGAGAAGATACCATTTTGGCTTCCTTAGAATAtgataaggaaaaaatagaaaaagatTAG
- a CDS encoding acyl-CoA synthetase, putative: MIEKEVTNVTIQNEDPNFISSIVYTSGTSGKPKGVMLSNKNFYNSVIPLCDHNIIKEYHIKTHLSYLPMSHVYERILVLTGLLLGVKINIWSRDIKYLNSDICNSNSEIIFGVPKVFSRMYTNIMTEVNNLTGYKKFIAKQAINLRKGNNDGAFSKVVEGITSVSSKIKDVINPNMRAIVNGGGKLCPNIANELGVLLNVKYYQGYGLTELTGPAFIQDVEDDNTESMGVPISPSTKYKVRTWEIYKATDTLPKGELLIKSDSMFSGYFLEKECTQNSFTNDGYFKTGDIVQINDNGSVTFLDRSKGLVKLSQGEYIETDMLNNLYSQIPFVNFCVVYGDDSMDGPLGIISVDKSLLFTSLKNDNMLEKTGITEKNYSQKLIDETLNENIYIDYVKKKMMEIYKKTNLNRYNVINDIYLTSKQWDTNNYLTPTLKIKRFNVFKDFSFYIDVVKQKYVDKLKGNNSGSVNNGKKDEKKEDKDSKKLSNESISKGNQNDMRKHENDVENKKVKLRVTNNTQEQERNK; this comes from the coding sequence ATGATAGAGAAAGAAGTGACCAATGTTACAATTCAAAACGAAGATCCTAATTTTATTTCCTCCATTGTGTATACATCTGGAACTTCAGGAAAACCAAAAGGTGTTATGTTAAGCAATAAGAATTTCTATAATAGTGTAATACCATTATGtgatcataatataataaaagaatatcaTATCAAAACACACTTATCTTATTTACCGATGTCTCATGTATATGAAAGAATTCTTGTTTTAACGGGATTATTATTGGgtgtaaaaattaatatatggaGTAGAGATATTAAATATCTGAATAGTGATATATGTAATTCTAATAGTGAAATAATATTTGGGGTACCTAAGGTTTTTAGTAGAATGTATACTAATATTATGACAGAAGTAAATAACTTAACAGGTTACAAGAAATTTATAGCAAAACAAGCTATAAATTTACGTAAAGGAAATAATGATGGAGCTTTTAGTAAAGTTGTTGAAGGTATTACATCTGTATCAAGTAAAATTAAAGATGTGATTAATCCGAATATGCGTGCTATTGTAAATGGTGGAGGAAAATTATGTCCAAATATTGCTAATGAGTTAGGTGTTTTACTAAATGTTAAATATTATCAGGGGTATGGTTTAACCGAGCTTACTGGTCCTGCTTTTATTCAAGATGTAGAAGATGATAACACTGAAAGTATGGGAGTACCTATTTCTCCTAgtacaaaatataaagtaAGAACAtgggaaatatataaagcaACTGATACATTACCAAAAGGagaattattaattaaaagtGATTCTATGTTTAGTGGATACTTTTTAGAAAAGGAATGTACACAAAATTCCTTCACAAATGATGGTTATTTTAAAACTGGAGATATAGTACAAATTAATGATAATGGTTCTGTAACATTTTTAGATAGATCAAAGGGTTTGGTTAAATTATCACAAGGAGAATACATAGAAACTGATATGTTAAATAATCTGTATTCACAAATTCCATTTGTTAATTTTTGTGTCGTATATGGTGATGATTCTATGGATGGACCATTGGGAATAATATCTGTGGATAAATCTTTACTTTTTACAAGTTTaaagaatgataatatgtTAGAAAAAACTGGAATTACTGAAAAGAATTATTCACAAAAATTAATTGATGAAACATTAAAtgagaatatttatattgattatgtaaagaagaaaatgatggagatttataaaaaaactaatttaaatagatataatgttattaatgacatatatttaacatCAAAACAATGGGACACGAATAATTACCTTACTCcaacattaaaaataaaaagattcAATGTATTTAaagatttttctttttatatagatGTAGTTAAACAGAAATATgtagataaattaaaaggaaataataGTGGTAGTGTGAATAATGGAAAAAAAGacgaaaaaaaagaagataaagattcaaaaaaattatcaaatgAGTCAATTTCAAAAGGAAATCAGAATGATATGAGAAAACATGAAAACGatgttgaaaataaaaaggtcAAATTAAGAGTTACAAATAATACGCAAGAACAAGAaaggaataaataa